A genomic window from Candidatus Latescibacter sp. includes:
- a CDS encoding methyl-accepting chemotaxis protein, producing MIKHQADPERDAISDIDFMSVHDAGNSIAKKAATTKTRHRALARRLRKNSQIASQSAEISLGIEEIAGFSDKIIESFEAAKRSLDRAARDSKDEKKLWQSLFESSGKTLEISASNAAAVGEAAQGFKRNSRSLDEVMDSIQKAAQVHGENLKTSQELGKLIETADDLTANIISLADRADIASLNSALEAGKAGEDGAGFAVVTGMLRKSTAAFQKRAGDFTELLTRIKSIQGGITSRAVEVSEKIRTVDVLTAGVRNAFNEITGDMDLLILAAGEYSAKTGMVFPATDEDESSEEISLSLDSAMDSINHALSLIESQERLFSEAASQADILLEATGKLASVEAVSTALDALYTIIDSFIKSLEAASEHLETTMPAIHNAMQEIEIIGKSSVSNREFLTRLSQTAEEFLSVANRSQETFGKLRESLVPSHSILRNVARELQILVSEHEAFLQELYSLEPFQKHLARFAEGMGDFSTRMDFFAVNGGIEVVRAGARGSGFASLPQEFEAIGADLAGLEQSIREYGDRLGEMAQSLIKRETSEPWQAILLSVTGIADGIKEILESYLATGSRENASLFSIISDTIRRIEKIRDKSDTMMKTASSAVQSITLAAEFAENQKNVFRQTIATAEKISILADELYPDSEP from the coding sequence ATGATAAAACATCAGGCTGACCCGGAGAGGGATGCAATTTCGGATATCGATTTCATGTCTGTTCATGACGCGGGAAACAGTATTGCAAAAAAAGCAGCCACAACAAAAACCCGTCACCGCGCTCTGGCGCGGCGGCTTCGGAAAAACAGCCAGATAGCTTCCCAAAGCGCCGAGATTTCTCTGGGGATCGAAGAAATCGCCGGCTTTTCCGACAAAATCATCGAGTCTTTCGAGGCCGCGAAACGATCTCTGGACCGTGCCGCCCGGGATTCGAAAGATGAAAAGAAGCTCTGGCAATCCCTTTTCGAATCCTCCGGAAAAACGCTGGAAATCTCGGCATCGAATGCCGCCGCGGTAGGGGAAGCCGCGCAGGGGTTCAAACGAAACTCCCGCTCTCTGGATGAAGTTATGGATTCCATTCAAAAAGCGGCCCAGGTGCACGGTGAAAATCTCAAAACATCACAGGAACTGGGGAAATTAATAGAGACCGCCGATGATCTCACCGCCAATATCATCTCCCTTGCCGACCGCGCCGATATTGCTTCATTGAACTCCGCTCTGGAGGCTGGCAAAGCCGGAGAAGACGGGGCTGGTTTCGCCGTAGTCACCGGCATGCTCCGTAAATCTACCGCAGCCTTTCAAAAGCGGGCCGGAGATTTCACCGAGCTTCTTACCCGAATCAAATCCATCCAGGGCGGCATTACTTCACGGGCAGTGGAAGTTTCTGAAAAAATCCGGACTGTTGATGTATTGACCGCCGGAGTTCGTAACGCCTTTAATGAGATAACGGGCGACATGGATTTGCTCATTTTGGCGGCGGGTGAATATTCAGCTAAAACCGGGATGGTTTTCCCCGCAACGGATGAGGATGAATCATCGGAAGAAATATCTCTTTCCCTGGACAGCGCCATGGACAGTATAAACCATGCGCTCTCTCTGATCGAGAGCCAGGAGAGACTGTTTTCTGAAGCCGCCAGCCAGGCCGATATTCTCCTTGAAGCCACCGGAAAACTTGCTTCTGTCGAGGCGGTTTCCACCGCTCTGGATGCACTTTATACCATTATCGATTCATTCATCAAATCCCTTGAAGCCGCTTCGGAGCATTTGGAAACGACTATGCCTGCAATCCATAACGCTATGCAGGAAATAGAGATAATAGGTAAAAGCTCTGTGTCGAACAGGGAATTTTTGACTCGATTGTCCCAGACCGCCGAAGAGTTTCTCTCCGTCGCGAATCGCTCCCAGGAAACGTTCGGAAAGCTGCGGGAAAGTCTGGTGCCTTCGCATTCCATTCTTCGGAATGTAGCCAGAGAGCTCCAGATTCTTGTGAGTGAGCATGAGGCGTTTCTGCAGGAACTGTACTCTCTTGAGCCATTTCAGAAACACCTTGCCCGGTTCGCCGAAGGCATGGGGGATTTTTCCACCCGGATGGACTTTTTTGCGGTAAACGGAGGGATTGAGGTTGTGCGGGCAGGCGCCCGGGGGTCTGGATTCGCATCACTTCCCCAGGAATTCGAGGCAATCGGCGCCGATTTGGCAGGGCTGGAACAATCAATCCGGGAGTACGGCGACCGGCTGGGAGAAATGGCTCAATCATTGATAAAGCGAGAGACGAGCGAACCGTGGCAGGCCATACTGCTTTCGGTGACCGGAATTGCCGACGGCATTAAGGAGATACTGGAGAGCTATCTTGCTACTGGGTCACGGGAAAATGCTTCTCTCTTCTCGATTATCTCCGATACTATCCGCCGCATCGAAAAAATCCGGGATAAATCCGATACGATGATGAAAACCGCTTCCTCAGCCGTCCAATCCATCACTCTGGCTGCGGAATTTGCTGAAAATCAGAAGAATGTCTTCCGTCAGACTATTGCCACGGCGGAAAAGATCAGTATACTGGCGGATGAGCTGTACCCGGATTCAGAACCATGA